A single window of Eucalyptus grandis isolate ANBG69807.140 chromosome 1, ASM1654582v1, whole genome shotgun sequence DNA harbors:
- the LOC104454489 gene encoding putative UDP-glucose flavonoid 3-O-glucosyltransferase 3, which produces MAYGELVFIPTPGMGHLVSMVEMAKLLVHHDPQLSVTVLIIKFLLDSAFNSYTNSLATSVDAARIRFVHLPRVNIDTDLRRQLAHFLYGKQQASRQAGCCGTTNSAGSNRRLVGLLLDMFCTTMTELADEVGVPSYVFFTSSAAFLGLMLHLQLLQDEQRLDITEFKDSAIELDFPSFEKPLPAKVLCSVVLMKKSVRTFLEHAKMMRGTGGNVINMFDELEPHAVASFAGPY; this is translated from the coding sequence ATGGCCTATGGCGAGCTCGTGTTCATCCCGACCCCCGGCATGGGCCATCTCGTATCAATGGTTGAGATGGCCAAGCTACTCGTCCACCACGACCCCCAACTCTCCGTAACCGTTCTCATCATAAAGTTTCTCCTCGACTCCGCCTTCAACTCGTACACGAACTCACTCGCCACCTCTGTGGACGCTGCCCGCATCCGCTTTGTCCACCTCCCGCGTGTGAACATAGACACAGATCTCCGCCGGCAACTTGCCCACTTTCTTTATGGAAAGCAACAAGCCTCACGCCAAGCGGGCTGTTGCGGAACCACCAACTCGGCCGGCTCAAACAGGCGGCTGGTGGGGTTGCTTCTCGACATGTTCTGCACCACCATGACTGAACTGGCTGACGAGGTCGGAGTCCCTTCCTATGTATTCTTCACGTCAAGCGCAGCGTTCCTTGGCCTGATGCTGCACCTCCAGTTGCTCCAAGACGAGCAACGCTTGGATATAACTGAATTCAAGGACTCGGCCATTGAGTTGGACTTCCCGAGTTTTGAGAAACCATTGCCAGCCAAGGTCTTATGCTCTGTAGTTTTGATGAAGAAGTCGGTCCGAACGTTCCTGGAGCACGCCAAGATGATGAGAGGGACCGGGGGAAATGTCATAAATATGTTCGATGAGCTCGAACCGCATGCAGTGGCATCCTTTGCAGGCCCATACTGA